The DNA sequence GCCCATTTCCAACGATACCCAGAGCGAAGGTgacaaaatatatgaatatattgaaGATTTCAATGCTTGATAAGGCTTCTGTCTGGGTTGTTTCATTGGTCACATTctctgcacaaaaaaaaaaagagatagaAAAACCGAATCCATTAGAATGATTCTTTCAGAAATCCAACTCTTTCAGTTCACAAATTCAACTCACTGACTCAATCTGGTTGCAGCGGTTAACAGCTCACTGGAGTTGGAATGGAATGATTTTCAGTTCCACATAAAGCTGTTGTACgtctttaaaatcatttttggaTAGTTATTACAGCTCTAATTTTTCAGGATGAAtcttattattgttgtttaaatTTGAACCTTAGTTGCCAGTCCATTGTTAATCATGCTCAAGATTAGGCTAAATCATGTTTAAAGCATAATCTGATTTTATTTGTCTGAATTATAGGGAATACATGTTTGCAAATTCAGAGGTTATGATACAAGGAGTTGCTCCATGATGCCACCAGGGGGCATCATGTCCTATTCTctattttatgtataaaatgcatgatgtatgtatgttttactgagtattaaatgaacataaaatgAATCGTTTACATAAAGTGTAAGAATAAACAAGAATAATTTTAacccaaaacagcatttttttttctttttttgctgccTACAGCTCAAATTATGTCTGGTAGGTTTAAAGACTTTGTCAGCAAAATTTGTTGCACAATTCACATGCAGCTTTTAGACCACAAAACTGAACACTGACAAAGTTGCaactcaaaaatattattttcctgACTCAACTTAATGCTTTCAGCTAGTTTTGCATTTAAGCAAATACATTTTGCATTAAGCAGTAACAATTGCAAATGATGCAGTATGACCACAGCTTTTTTAACCTCTGTTGACTTACATGACACGTATTGCACATGTGACTGAAGTCTCAAAAACTCTAGCCAAGAGTtgcagtatatatttttatatgttgttagttattttataatagtGGTTTACATTGAGAAACAACAGCAGGTGTGGTtatgtccacacacacacaaaataataataataatttgatacaacTAAATcactaaattattttttactgtatagtcattaatatttaataaatattacctttaattttttatgttaaaaatagtttatttattttttccatgtgatttattcaaacaatgTTGTAAAACAAAGGCAAACATATACATTTCAGTTCATTATAGGTAAAATATTAGTTCAGAATATTGGGCTTATTGAGGGTCTTGAGAAACTAGGGCTGCCCTCTAATAATCGACTAACCGTTAGTCGATTAGACGAGGCTTGGTCGAGCAAAATTTTATTAGTTggttagtcgcagaaaaaaaaaaatctacacagGAAGTGGCAAAGTCACGCAGTCCGTGAGGGACAGATTGTTAAcagcaggaaatccaaacattcacATATCTTTCATCATTCATCTACCTCAAATGGCTTATCACTTGAAAattgtaagtagtagcaactttacaagtcTGCTCGCTCTATTAGCCTAGtcctagataaatgtgtgcCATTATTAGgtgcatatccaagtgtttgtgtggagagcgCGCTTATTGCATGACATGGAGTTGCTGGTGCGAtcacatttgcattttaaaatactccatcattttagtcatacagataagagacGATTTTCTTGATACactcataattattacatttgcCGGTGTGCTGTGGAAAGCTTTGTGCTTGAGCGCTCATTGGgctatgttttatatataggcAATTAAAAGCTGGTTATTTTGATTTATGGCTTATTAATGTAAACGCGCGATTAGTCGCCTAgtggcttaaatgaacgactactagtcgaatagaaaaatctttagtcggggGCAGCCCTATGAGAAACCCatgaaaatgaaatacaaaTACCATCATGGTACATGGAAGAGGAGCTGAGGATCTCAATTGCAGCAGATTTAAGGTTTCTCCATTCACAGTGTAAATCATGGAAAACAATTGGCTCTGATCATGtggtgatggatggatggatttatgctgtattttatttattcttcatATTACAGTAATAGAGCCCATATAATATAGCCAGTGTTGGAGCTGCCCTTCAAAACATAAGTTGCCATAGTAAAATCATGGTAGGTTTAACACTGTGACTTTTGTGTTATGCCTAAAAATAAAGGTCAGACAGTAATTAGCATAAAAAATATCCTTcgtatttataaaaacaattgaGGAAGATTGCAGACAGAATGTTTCAGACAGAATTTCTTCAGTTTTGGTGACTGAATAAACATTAGCAAAATATATAGTAGCACTAAATTAACAGTAGCCTATTACAAATGTGGCTTAATGTCAATAAAAACGAAATGCAgtaaaaaggtaaaacaaaaaaaaaaaaattgttgaaaataatttgcaatgtttaaatatttcccCAAAGCCACTTAAACAAGCAGAGAAAAGcacacaataaaacatttgaatgtttCCAACAAAAAGCATAAAGaatacaaaacattttagcATCCCAACCACTATAGATGCAACAACACAGTGAGTCAACCAATGGTGTAAGTTTGGGGCGGGATTATCTGTTTGTCCAACCAATGCAAAACAGGGAGTGTGTTCTCCTGTCTGAAAAATCAATGGCACATAAATTACATCTTTCGATTTTCTACAGAACAAATATGGCTTTGAACCTGATCTGGCATGGGAGCAAAGTGGAGACCATAATACGCTTTATCGGACCACTTCAGTCTAATAAAAGGAATGAATATCTTCAGGACTGATCTTCTAAAAGTTTGTTCTGTTGTCCTCGTTTGTTGACGAGATGGTTGTGTCGTTCATCTTGAGACCTTGTGATTCTGAGAGGCCAGAACAAGTGGAAGGGCGAGATGATCGAAAAGAAAGATGTTCTTCAGCAAACGCCGACTCCAGCACCAGCAGCAGAGACTGTTTAAGCTTCTTCTTAAACTCCTCACACATGAACACATAGAGAATGGGGTTCAGACAGCTGTTGAGATGAACCAGGCAGTTTACAAAAGGTCCTATGTCagttattacttttaaaaagtcattCCACTCATTCTCATGTGCAATTATAGTACACAGCTGTTGAACATGAAAAGGAAACCAGCATATGAAAAAGGCCATGATCACAGATATAATGACCCGGAAAGGCTTAAGCTTCTTTCCTCTTTTGAGACGTTTGGCCCGCACTCCGATAGCAATGTATGAAGATGCAATGATCAGGAAGGGGATGAGAAAACCCACCATAAACCTGTATATGACCAGAGACTTGAAGATACTCAAGGTATTATACGTGCATCGGTTACTCTTTTCCAAGCGGTTGATGACAAAGGGAATGCTGCAGAGGACGGATAAAACCCACACGAGTGCACAGATGATCCTGGCTTTGACCAGAGTTCGTTTGTTTTGAGCCCAAACAATCACCCATGTGGACAGGCATCGGTCGAGACTGATAGCAGTCAGCAGAAAAATGCTGGCAAACATGTTTAGCACCGCCACAAAGCTGACAAACTTGCACATGAAGTCACCGAAGTGCCAAGCCATCTTgttaaaggcagtaacaatgtAGAGGATGATGATTAAGATGAAGATGAAGTCTGCAATCGCCAAGTTGAGAAACCAAATGGAGTTGACGGTCGTCTTCATTTTGCAGCCAGTCACAAATATGACGAGCCCATTTCCAACGATACCCAGAGCGAAGGTgacaaaatatatgaatatattgaaGATTTCAATGCTTGATAAGGGTTCTGTCTGGGTTGTTTCATTGGTCACATTCTCTGCACAAAGAAAAGAGATAGAAAAACTGAATCTATTAGAATGAGTCATTCAGAAATCCAGCTCAGTCAGTTCACAAATTCAACTCACTCAGTGGCGCAAAAATGGGGTATGCAGTATATGCAGTGCATAGGGGCGCCGCACGGAGGGGGGCTTGatgtttgttgaaaaataatgtttgtttagcattttaaattcaAGTGATATCAACTGCTCACCATTTCGACAAAAGCCGTTGCTCTGTTACGGACAGTCACATGTCCAAAATGGACAGAAGAGGAAAGTGTTTCTGGGGCgcagaacagaaaacagaaaacgcaaaaaagaaaatgaaaatgaaaaacagtgtcttaAAATGAGGACATCGATGTCCATGTGGATAACAAGAAATTGGTAAGCGTAACCTATATCACTGTAAgtctttgatgtcatacaccggtCGGTCTGCGTGTAGTGTCGCTTCAAGTCTTTTATGAATGGTCCGCTGAATCACTTTTGTTACattcaaaacgcagattcagaaatgaaacactgctgtgtgttgcgtggagacgaacagttctgctttgtctttatagtttcattggcaaaattgaacaaaccagacaatattttgtctaaaataacacaatataaagttattttaaacttacgtataaaataagtattgcaTGTTGCACTCATTTTatttgggacaaaaacagcactcgtgtaaTATTGAAATCCGTTACTTTTGTGATACTGCTTAACTCATatgataaatatgagacaaaaactcaataaGGGGCATTTTTGCTCCAGTATCTTAAGTTTTATGgccattctaactgcattctgtAAGCTCTATCCATCGCatagtgagttgttgccctgcattaTATTCCTCATCAGATGACCTacatctacatttttttttttaatcgtaattaattaatctaattaacgcGTTAAATCGACAGTAAAATGCAGGAAGTTTTCTGTGTGTGAGGGTTAGGGGATATAGAGTGGCAAGAATATtgaaaaatgtgagaaaatgtgaattttgtgtcatattcattaaagtcacaagtagacaaaacacaatgtaggctgggggggggggggggggggggggggtggtaTATGATCTTAAGGGGTATGATCTTGCATACCCCTCAGCAAATGTGCAGTTGTGCCCCTGAACTCACTGACTCAATCTGGTTGCAGCGGTTAACAGCTCACTGGAGTTGGAATGGAATGATTTTCAGTTCCGTATGAAGCTTATttgtctgtattttattttattttatttttatttgttttgtgttttaattgTCTGAATTATGGAGaataaatatttgcaaattCAGAGGTTATGATACAAGGAGTTGCTCATTTTtaccgtctgctagctgtctcAAGTCACAGAagtcccaacacatagaaactctttcatctagatatcatcacatagagactgtgccTGTACcccaaattaataaatacaaaaaaatcccAAACCCATTTGAGGGTAAAAATTTGATTGatgttcaaaaaataaaaaacagatataaatctgatgaacaaatgataaagctcagtttgcttaaaggtgcaatatgtaagaattttgcagtaaaatatccaaaaaccactagactagtgttatatattttgttcacttgagtacttacaatatcccaaatgcttacaactatttgtaaatcgtgagaaaatagcaattttaaccaaggctccaggacgtgtgaggagtcgcctgtcaattgcgtcatacccgtgttaccctcggtttccggttttattttgtagaaaccatggaaacaccaaagacgctttaatatttacatgttttaatagacaagggaaaacctgttttgatatatttgtagacagaaaacgaattattgttatatagctcaacaagaaaaacactattttgtcaagtggctaacatagcataatcagatgcagctttatttttagtaacagtaatacagcattttctccatcatacaatacgttttaaaattaaagggttagttcacccaaaaattaaaattctgttattaattactcatgctcatgccgttccacacccataagaccttcattcatcttcggaacacaaattaagatatttttgttgaaatctgatggctcagtgaggcctgcatagccagcattgacatttcctctctcaagatccattaatgtactaaaaacatatttaaaacagttcatgtgagtacagtggttcaatattaatattataaagtgacgagaatatttttggtgcaccaaaaaaacaaaataacgacttagaTAGtcatggccgatttcaaaacactgcttcagagtgttatgaatcagcgtgttgaatcatgattcggatcgcatatcaaactgctgaaatcacgtgactttggcgctccgaaccgctgactcgacacactgattcataacgctccgaagcttcatgaagcagtgttttgaaatcggccatcactatataagtcgttattttttttattttttttgcgcaccaaaaatattctcgtcgctttataatattaatattgaaccactgtactcacatgaactgatttaaatatgtttttagtacattaatggatcttgagagaggaaatgtcattgctggctatgcaggcctcactgagccatcggatttcaacaaaaatatcttaatttgcgttctgaagattaacgaaggacttacgggtgtggaacagcataagggtgagtaataaatgacattattttcatttttgggtgaactaaccctttaattgcatgtcatttatTAACACAAGCCATTCAGCATTTAATATTCTAAAATCTatctagtttactgcagtgtgcaacaagtgtctcacagcagccgccaagcgaacgcacagagtaacgttataacattttcaacacactcaaatgtatctaatatgataaacagagctgtgttacctcatactcatgactggaaaagcggaagcggcgccggcgactgttgCATAATAAATGTTCCGCTGCTCTTGAGgtgtgtgttgcgcaatcgctccagcggcctcgtgtagctcccacaacactcggtcctggtctgcttcatactacagtaacgttaataatcgcatccatgaacatgatttttttcccgagtcctatcccaattgttttccaccagctgtgaggtgaagaccacatgtcccaagattccgcgctcaaacttggcgtcatcaagctacgcctttgttttgaataggcctttagcgacctctagtggacataaaatattacataattgtTACATAATTacacttattgtaaattatattatcacagacaataacctagaatactgtctaacacttaaCGGCTGCTCTGTtgagtcttcgtcgtcagttaggaacctgggtgtgctcttggATACCAATCTCTCATtcgaaagccacatttctagcatttgtaaaaccgcattcttccatcttaaaaatatatctaaactatgacatatgctctcaatgacaaataccgaacagttagttcatgcgttcatgacctcaaggctagattactgtaatactctactgggtggttgccctgctcgtttgataaataaactacagctggtccaaaacacagcagctagagttcttactagaaccaggaagtatgaccatattagcccggttctgtcaacactgcattggctccctattacacatcgtatagattttaaaatcttgctaattacttacaaagcactacaTGGTATAGCTCCCCATTatctgagcgagctcttaacgcattatagtccttcacttCTATTGTGATCTTAGAATTCAGGCCaattgataatacctagaatatcaaaatcaaccgcaggtggtaaatcattttcctttttagcacctaaactctggaacaatcttcctagcattgttcgggaagcagacacactctgtcagtttaaatctagactaaaaacacatctctttaacctggcatacacataacacattatcgatttatgttttcacatccgttaaaggattgttaggctgcatacattaggtcagctggaaccgggaacaattcctataacaccagatgtattcgttacatcagaagaagagtggcatctatgctaatattagtctctctgtttatcctgagGTTCACTGTAGTCAGCTGGATctgggccgtatccagatcagatggaggactTGTGCCTAGACACAacgacaacgcagccctgaagtgtcagcagagattacgtcaactagatcatccaatgtgaaggcctcatcgacacgacagccagtgacACAGATTCCCAACAAACCATGTCATaacggcgtgatgaatacgatcttcaactagatggaactggattaaatattttgactgttgcgatcccaatcagacttatgacctgtaatgatgcctgaatcataatcatgcactgttcactgttggccagaggagaactgagcCTGGtatctcccaaggtttttttctccatttttgtcgCCTGTTGgtcacctgatgtcacctgttggcgtgtcgcctttggcttgcttagtacAGAGGATATAAAGTGGCGGATTCCGAAGATGCAGCTGGCCCCACAACTTTACTGGAACAACTCGAGGCACGGAAAAATTCAGCATGGCAGCGGGTCGGCAGAGAGCAGAGGCAAGCAGAAGGGCACGGAAACGGCAGGAGGATTTCCAGCGGACGAGCCCAGTGAATTTGTAAGAGACCCTCTATATGACGACGTGAACAAAGGACTAATACATAAAGTTAAGTGGGAACAATAGGCTTTACGACCGAAATTTAATAAAAGAATTCAATAACACAGTAAGGGGCTTTTGTGTACATGCAGTGACGGGAGACATGGACATTGAAGAAAATAATATATCTAGTATTAGTGCAATAACCTATAGCAGGCTGCATCTTATATCTAGAAGGGGACCCTCCATTCAGCAGAGGCTTTCCCTCTCAGTGGAGACAGTGACTCAAAACCCTATAAGTTCAGGGTGAACATATTCATCTGGAGGTCAGTTGAAACCATTTTAGTTCACTTAATATGTTCATGTAAAAGTTGTTTAGTTGTTTATACTTGTTCAAATGTTAGCCAGTGGGTTATCATTATACGAGGATTACTGTAGAGAGTGTCTAATGCAGGAGAGTGACATTGAGATAATGTCTTTGAATGTTAATGGATTGGGGAACCCAGCCAAAAGGGCTAAAGTGATAGCTAAACTGAAAAAGGAAAAGAAGCATATTTTCTTCTTGCAAGAAACTCACTTATTAAATGAGGAacatgaaaaactaaaaaaaatcttttatagTTCATGTTCAAcgagcgcctgtgacccccctgcttgcacagggagcgtgccttgcaaccatggagacatttgtgagagacgctgcacaatatcattgcgcctgctgcacccatggtacggcagcaaagttccttgattattacgccggaatgagagtatagttcctagccatatcggcctagaaaatcgcaacttttcattttccgtcggtcttagtacatgatgtaaatacagaagagtcaagttttaaataggaaaaatatcgaaactcttttgtcatttttgagcgagatgctaacggtctaatcagattcaatgaactatgctaagctatgctaaaagcggtaccgccagacccggagatcggccgaatggattcgaaaacggtaaaactcaactgttt is a window from the Ctenopharyngodon idella isolate HZGC_01 chromosome 15, HZGC01, whole genome shotgun sequence genome containing:
- the LOC127496310 gene encoding C3a anaphylatoxin chemotactic receptor-like isoform X1 — protein: MENVTNETTQTEPLSSIEIFNIFIYFVTFALGIVGNGLVIFVTGCKMKTTVNSIWFLNLAIADFIFILIIILYIVTAFNKMAWHFGDFMCKFVSFVAVLNMFASIFLLTAISLDRCLSTWVIVWAQNKRTLVKARIICALVWVLSVLCSIPFVINRLEKSNRCTYNTLSIFKSLVIYRFMVGFLIPFLIIASSYIAIGVRAKRLKRGKKLKPFRVIISVIMAFFICWFPFHVQQLCTIIAHENEWNDFLKVITDIGPFVNCLVHLNSCLNPILYVFMCEEFKKKLKQSLLLVLESAFAEEHLSFRSSRPSTCSGLSESQGLKMNDTTISSTNEDNRTNF